DNA from Helicobacter pylori:
CCTAGAATACCATGAGACGATCATGGTAGCGAGCGGTTTTCAGGCTGAAAAAAGTTTGCATGACGCCATAGAAAAGCACAAAAACAATTACATTTTAATGGTAGAAGGCGGTATCCCCCAAGGCACGGAGTACTTCCTCACTCAAGGCCCAAACGCTGAAACGGGGGCTGAAGAGTGCAGGAAAGCCGCCAAATACGCAGCCGCTATTTTTGCCATAGGCACATGCTCAAGTTTTGGGGGCGTGCAAGCGGCTTACCCTAACCCCTCTAACGCGCAACCCTTACACAAAATCATTGATAAACCCGTGATCAATGTTCCCGGTTGCCCGCCTAGTGAAAAAAATATCGTGGGTAATGTGCTTTATTACTTGATGTTTGGGACTCTCCCTAAGCTTGATGCGTATAACCGCCCCTCTTGGGCTTATGGGAACAGGATCCATGATTTGTGCGAAAGGCGAGGGCATTTTGATGCGGGCGAATTTGTGGAACATTTTGGCGATGAAAACGCTAAAAGGGGCTTTTGTTTGTATAAAATGGGCTGTAAAGGGCCTTACACTTTCAACAATTGCTCCAAACTCCGCTTCAATTCACACACTTCTTGGCCCATAGGTGCAGGGCATGGGTGCATAGGGTGTTCTGAGCCTAATTTTTGGGATACGATGAGTCCTTTTGAAGAGCCTTTAGCGAATCGCTCCATTAAAACCGCCTTTGATGGCTTAGGGGCTGATAAAGTAGCGGATAAGGTCGGCACGACTCTACTCAGCGCAACCGCTATTGGCATTGCCGCGCATGCGCTCCTTTCTAAAGCGATCAAAAACAAAGAGTAAGGGATTAACATGTCAAAAAAAATCGTAGTCGATCCTATCACTAGGATTGAGGGGCATTTAAGGATTGAGGTGATCGTAGATGATGATAATGTGATCACCGATGCGTTTTCTTCCTCCACGCTTTTTAGGGGGCTAGAAACGATCATTAAGGGCAGAGACCCACGAGATGCAGGCTTTATCGCTCAAAGGATTTGTGGGGTATGCACTTATTCGCATTATAAAGCCGGTGTTACTGCGGTAGAAAACGCTCTAGGCATTACCCCCCCATTAAACGCGCAATTGGTGCGATCTTTGATGAACATGGCGTTGCTTTTTCACGATCATGTGGTGCATTTCTATACTTTGCATGGGCTTGATTGGTGCGATATTATGAGCGCTTTAAAAGCCGATCCCGTTCAAGCGGCAAAACTTTCTTTCAAATACAGCCCTTATCCCATTAATACCGGTGCCGGTGAATTAAAAGCGGTTCAAAAACGCTTGAATGATTTCGCTAAAAGCGGATCTTTAGGGCCTTTTAGCAATGGCTATTATGGGCATAAAACCTATCGTTTAAACCCAGAGCAAAATTTAATCGTCTTAAGCCACTATCTCAAGCT
Protein-coding regions in this window:
- a CDS encoding hydrogenase 1 small subunit — translated: MFYDEKKTYQRIEERLEVIRSFNAHNEHKNLQDEFKGAGISRRDLLKWAGMMSTTLALPASFAPLTLKAVEVANRLPVIWLHMAECTGCSESLLRSADPTIDSIIFDYINLEYHETIMVASGFQAEKSLHDAIEKHKNNYILMVEGGIPQGTEYFLTQGPNAETGAEECRKAAKYAAAIFAIGTCSSFGGVQAAYPNPSNAQPLHKIIDKPVINVPGCPPSEKNIVGNVLYYLMFGTLPKLDAYNRPSWAYGNRIHDLCERRGHFDAGEFVEHFGDENAKRGFCLYKMGCKGPYTFNNCSKLRFNSHTSWPIGAGHGCIGCSEPNFWDTMSPFEEPLANRSIKTAFDGLGADKVADKVGTTLLSATAIGIAAHALLSKAIKNKE